Proteins from one Flavobacterium branchiarum genomic window:
- a CDS encoding DUF4374 domain-containing protein, with amino-acid sequence MKKRNILVMFSALVAFTTFSCESNSDSPDGGVPSTGTEKTKYIITATTGAAGIADYLLTADDITTGSITTTGNGLEQDGSYRYYITNQNKFFSMLYGQGNPGAVTTYALTAEGKLAKTSNFQSETVQVFAAVNKDILMIKVPRSGAASIASMYKVDATTSLIVGEAQQDTKILAKNGERAFFTWATQVGDKVYMPYMSIKGDGVDSFGTKYPDSTWVAVYNYPELKLEKVIKDNRTSYIGDYFSNGLVQDENGDAYGFSGAVASSNSVLTSKNPSAVVKIKKGTTEFDKTYFFNVQEKSGGYKISSNSYIGKGKVLLQMYGTVGTNDGVPKLAVADVYNQTFTWVTNAPKIINSTTTKYNIATEDNNSIILGINTPEGNWVYTINGATGVATRGMKVEGGEITAIAKLKY; translated from the coding sequence ATGAAAAAAAGAAACATATTAGTAATGTTTTCAGCTTTAGTAGCTTTTACTACTTTTTCTTGCGAAAGCAATTCAGACTCCCCTGATGGAGGAGTTCCAAGCACAGGAACAGAAAAAACAAAATATATTATTACAGCAACAACTGGAGCAGCAGGAATTGCAGATTATTTATTGACTGCAGATGATATTACTACAGGGTCTATCACAACTACAGGTAACGGATTGGAACAAGATGGTTCTTACCGTTATTATATCACAAACCAGAACAAATTTTTTAGCATGCTTTACGGACAAGGAAATCCTGGAGCAGTAACTACTTATGCATTAACTGCTGAAGGTAAGTTGGCTAAAACCTCAAATTTTCAATCAGAAACGGTACAGGTTTTTGCAGCAGTAAATAAAGATATTTTAATGATAAAAGTACCAAGAAGTGGAGCAGCATCTATTGCTTCTATGTACAAAGTCGATGCTACAACATCACTTATTGTTGGTGAAGCACAACAAGATACCAAAATTCTAGCTAAAAATGGAGAAAGAGCATTTTTTACTTGGGCTACACAAGTAGGAGATAAAGTATATATGCCATACATGAGTATCAAAGGGGATGGTGTTGATAGTTTTGGGACTAAATATCCAGATAGTACTTGGGTTGCAGTATATAACTATCCAGAATTAAAATTAGAAAAAGTAATTAAAGATAATCGTACTAGTTACATAGGGGATTATTTTTCGAATGGATTAGTTCAGGATGAAAATGGTGATGCTTATGGTTTTTCTGGAGCTGTTGCATCAAGCAATTCTGTTTTGACATCTAAAAATCCATCTGCTGTTGTAAAAATTAAAAAAGGAACTACAGAATTTGACAAGACTTATTTTTTCAACGTACAAGAAAAATCTGGAGGATATAAGATTTCTTCAAACAGTTATATTGGTAAAGGAAAAGTATTGTTACAAATGTATGGTACTGTTGGTACAAATGATGGAGTGCCTAAATTGGCTGTAGCCGATGTGTACAATCAAACATTTACTTGGGTTACTAATGCACCTAAAATAATTAATTCGACTACTACAAAATACAATATTGCTACAGAAGATAATAACTCTATTATACTAGGTATCAATACACCTGAAGGGAACTGGGTTTATACAATTAACGGAGCTACAGGAGTGGCTACTAGAGGAATGAAAGTAGAAGGCGGTGAAATTACAGCTATAGCGAAATTAAAATATTAA
- a CDS encoding PepSY-associated TM helix domain-containing protein, with protein MSTSTPKKKKSKKSFFKRASAWLHLWLGLGSGIIVVIVSLTGCMYVFEHEIKDFIEDWRFVTPQEKGYLLPSQLIDIANKEVKGKKATSVTFGDKDEAAIVSYFVPKKENKEEIQKEQQKQEKANLASKNKTKDKEPKRKKRRSGATINVYMNPYTGQVLNVKTISRADTDFFRFMLNGHRALWLPYDIGRPIVGVAILIFVVILITGIVLWWPTKWIKSIRDKSFKIKWSATFKRVNYDMHNVLGFYSMFFLLFISLTGLVWSFGWYSKSLYWITSGGKPLVETRESPKSDTTNVKDFHISTVDKVILKLAKENPQAAGILVTIPEKPSDPIGAFVYKKSNTFYNMDRFSFDQQSLKDITIKTPFSGKYEEASVPDKIRRMNYDIHVGAVLGLTGKILAFFASLISASLPITGFLIWWGKQKFSKKATKTAPKVVAKAVPVPKKLEEEMSY; from the coding sequence ATGTCTACTTCTACCCCAAAAAAGAAAAAAAGTAAAAAATCGTTTTTCAAACGCGCCTCGGCATGGCTACATTTGTGGTTAGGATTAGGATCAGGAATCATTGTCGTTATTGTTAGTCTTACTGGTTGTATGTACGTTTTTGAGCATGAGATTAAAGATTTTATTGAAGATTGGCGTTTTGTTACACCTCAGGAAAAAGGGTATTTATTGCCATCGCAATTAATAGATATTGCTAATAAAGAAGTTAAAGGCAAGAAAGCTACAAGTGTTACCTTTGGAGATAAAGATGAAGCTGCAATTGTTAGCTATTTTGTTCCTAAAAAAGAAAACAAAGAAGAAATTCAGAAGGAACAGCAAAAACAAGAAAAAGCTAATTTAGCTTCAAAAAATAAAACAAAAGATAAAGAACCAAAGCGTAAAAAAAGACGAAGTGGTGCTACTATCAATGTGTATATGAATCCATATACAGGACAAGTACTTAATGTAAAAACAATTTCCAGAGCAGATACCGATTTTTTTAGATTTATGCTTAATGGACATAGAGCTTTATGGCTTCCTTATGATATTGGACGTCCGATTGTAGGAGTTGCCATTTTAATTTTCGTTGTAATATTAATCACTGGTATCGTTTTATGGTGGCCAACTAAATGGATTAAATCTATTAGAGACAAGAGTTTTAAAATTAAATGGTCGGCTACTTTTAAACGAGTAAATTATGATATGCATAATGTACTTGGGTTTTATAGCATGTTTTTCTTATTATTTATTTCTCTTACCGGTTTAGTTTGGAGTTTTGGCTGGTATAGTAAATCATTATATTGGATAACTTCGGGAGGAAAACCATTAGTAGAAACTAGAGAATCACCTAAGTCTGATACAACAAATGTTAAGGATTTTCATATCTCCACAGTAGATAAAGTAATACTCAAATTAGCAAAAGAAAATCCTCAAGCAGCAGGGATTTTGGTAACAATACCAGAAAAGCCATCAGATCCCATTGGTGCTTTTGTTTATAAAAAAAGCAATACCTTTTATAATATGGATCGCTTTAGTTTCGATCAGCAATCACTCAAAGACATTACAATAAAAACCCCATTTTCAGGAAAGTACGAGGAGGCAAGTGTACCTGATAAAATTCGCCGAATGAATTATGATATTCACGTAGGTGCAGTATTAGGACTTACGGGGAAAATTTTAGCTTTTTTTGCAAGTTTGATTTCCGCAAGCTTACCTATTACAGGATTCTTAATTTGGTGGGGTAAACAGAAGTTTAGCAAAAAAGCAACGAAAACTGCACCTAAAGTAGTTGCAAAAGCAGTACCAGTTCCTAAAAAGTTAGAAGAAGAAATGTCATATTAG
- a CDS encoding HAMP domain-containing sensor histidine kinase: MKIRTRLTILFTFTTATILLIFATIILISAKENREKEFYELLKKEAIAKATLFLNAKVDSKTLQHIYSNNRTTLNEAEVAIYTPSFKLLYHDEPTVKTVPETKSFIEKIVQKNEIQFYQNEQQVIGMKYQFQGKEYIITATAYDEFGYIKLENLFETAVISFIASILLLYLLGRFFSKKAFEPVVKMTDNAKTFSTENLHLRLYTNESKDEVSELATTFNKMLNRLENSFDSQKQFVSNISHQLRTPLATIITTLEQSSKKERNADEYKNIIINTLQDTKKLAKLSNNLLDFAKANYDPSEIAFRQVRIDEVLLDAKELVLKSNPNYTITIHFEDDFADKEQITVNGDEYLLKVSFANLLENSCKFSEDNQSKVVVSLKKEKIILQFTDHGIGILEEDLKHIFKPFYRGLNRIYADGNGIGLSLTQKIILLHKGSIAVTSDKISGTIFTVVLYYGIKNTFD, encoded by the coding sequence ATGAAAATTAGAACACGATTAACCATATTATTTACATTTACAACAGCAACTATTTTATTGATATTTGCTACTATTATCCTAATTTCTGCAAAGGAAAATAGAGAGAAAGAATTTTATGAATTACTAAAAAAAGAAGCTATTGCTAAGGCTACTTTATTTTTAAATGCCAAAGTAGATAGTAAAACATTACAGCACATTTATTCCAACAATCGAACGACATTGAATGAAGCCGAAGTGGCTATATACACTCCTTCTTTTAAATTGTTGTATCATGATGAACCTACTGTTAAAACAGTACCTGAAACGAAATCATTCATTGAAAAAATTGTACAAAAAAATGAAATACAATTCTATCAAAATGAACAGCAAGTTATCGGTATGAAATACCAGTTTCAAGGAAAAGAATATATTATTACAGCCACCGCTTACGACGAATTTGGATATATAAAATTAGAGAATTTATTCGAAACCGCTGTTATTTCTTTTATAGCATCTATTTTACTTCTATATCTGTTGGGGCGCTTTTTTTCTAAAAAAGCTTTTGAACCTGTTGTTAAAATGACAGATAATGCAAAAACCTTTTCTACTGAAAATCTCCATTTACGACTATACACCAACGAAAGTAAAGATGAAGTTTCTGAATTAGCAACTACTTTCAATAAAATGCTAAATCGATTAGAAAACTCCTTTGATTCTCAAAAACAATTTGTTTCTAATATTTCCCATCAATTACGAACACCACTTGCTACTATCATCACCACTTTAGAGCAATCTTCCAAAAAGGAGCGTAACGCTGATGAATATAAAAACATCATTATTAATACGTTGCAAGACACTAAAAAACTAGCAAAATTATCTAACAACTTACTAGATTTTGCTAAGGCGAATTATGATCCTTCTGAGATTGCATTCAGACAAGTTCGCATTGATGAAGTTTTACTAGACGCTAAAGAACTAGTTCTAAAATCAAACCCCAATTATACTATTACAATACATTTTGAAGATGACTTTGCGGATAAGGAACAAATCACAGTTAATGGAGACGAATATTTACTAAAAGTATCTTTTGCTAACTTACTTGAAAATAGCTGTAAATTCTCAGAAGACAATCAAAGTAAAGTTGTCGTATCACTAAAAAAAGAGAAAATTATTTTACAATTTACCGATCATGGTATTGGTATTTTAGAAGAAGATCTAAAGCATATTTTTAAACCATTTTACAGAGGATTAAATAGAATATATGCTGACGGAAACGGGATTGGATTGTCTTTAACTCAAAAAATAATATTACTCCATAAAGGAAGTATCGCTGTAACATCCGATAAAATTTCGGGTACAATATTTACTGTTGTATTATATTATGGCATAAAAAACACCTTTGATTAA
- a CDS encoding protein-disulfide reductase DsbD family protein yields MKKIFYLIFLVFAFAKVQAQIINPVKWEASIEKKTNSEFVLSFKGAIESGWHVYSQFTPEDGPLPAEFLFHDNKNNYEVIGKATESETKRAFNEIFGVDEIFFSDTVIFTQLIKQTNPEKETVQVELSYQVCKENCISETKYFEFNLKTLTAKEIQATDIVDEKTTKTAVATTIEEQPKSDKSDSSLYMIFFVAFLSGFAALLTPCVFPMIPMTVSFFTKQSKTKAKGIKNAIIYGVSIILIYVFLGTVITLIFGADALNALSTNVWFNVIFFILLVVFAVSFLGAFEIMLPNSWANKVDRQADKGGIVGIVFMALALAIVSFSCTGPIIGTLLVEAASKGGIAPIVGMLGFSFALALPFMLFAMFPGWLNTLPKSGGWLNTVKVFLGFIELALAFKFLSNADLVLQLHWFERELFLAIWIAIFGTLAFYLFGKITLPHDSPSSSISVGRLSMGLVVLVFTIYLIPGLWGAPLKLISGFPPPMTYSESPYGVGGSSKSTASETALPDGAHKGPHDIIAFTDYEKGLAYAKSVNKPILLDFTGFACVNCRKMEDYVWSDPRILSILNNEVVLISLYVDDKRELPIEEQYTSKETGKKIKSIGNKWSDFQITRYKANAQPYYIVLDTNEQSLNKATGYTPDIVEYEQWLKSGIQDFKK; encoded by the coding sequence ATGAAGAAAATATTTTATTTAATATTCTTGGTTTTTGCTTTTGCAAAAGTCCAGGCACAGATTATAAATCCTGTGAAATGGGAAGCTTCAATTGAGAAAAAAACTAACTCTGAATTTGTTCTTTCTTTTAAAGGAGCTATCGAATCAGGTTGGCATGTATATTCACAATTTACTCCCGAAGACGGTCCTCTTCCAGCTGAATTTCTTTTTCATGATAACAAAAACAATTATGAAGTTATAGGTAAAGCTACCGAGAGTGAAACCAAAAGAGCCTTTAATGAAATCTTTGGTGTAGATGAAATATTCTTTTCTGATACCGTTATTTTTACGCAATTAATCAAACAAACTAATCCAGAAAAAGAAACTGTACAAGTCGAACTATCTTATCAAGTCTGTAAAGAAAACTGCATTAGCGAAACGAAATACTTTGAGTTTAATCTTAAAACGCTTACCGCAAAAGAAATTCAGGCGACTGATATAGTTGATGAAAAAACAACAAAAACTGCTGTAGCTACAACAATCGAAGAACAACCTAAATCGGATAAATCTGATTCGAGTTTATACATGATATTCTTTGTTGCATTTTTGTCAGGTTTTGCTGCATTGCTTACTCCTTGTGTATTTCCTATGATTCCTATGACGGTAAGTTTCTTTACAAAACAAAGCAAAACAAAAGCAAAAGGGATCAAGAATGCAATTATTTATGGTGTTTCTATCATATTAATTTATGTATTTCTTGGTACTGTAATTACGCTTATTTTTGGTGCTGATGCCCTAAATGCATTATCAACTAATGTATGGTTTAATGTAATTTTCTTTATCTTATTAGTTGTATTCGCCGTATCTTTTTTAGGTGCTTTCGAAATTATGCTACCTAATTCTTGGGCAAATAAAGTAGACCGTCAAGCGGATAAAGGAGGAATAGTAGGTATTGTTTTTATGGCATTGGCTCTTGCAATAGTTTCCTTTTCTTGTACAGGACCAATTATAGGAACTTTACTAGTTGAAGCTGCTTCTAAAGGTGGAATTGCACCAATTGTTGGAATGTTAGGGTTTTCTTTCGCTTTAGCGTTACCATTTATGTTATTTGCTATGTTCCCAGGTTGGCTAAACACGTTGCCTAAATCTGGCGGATGGTTAAATACTGTAAAAGTATTTTTAGGATTTATTGAATTAGCTTTAGCATTCAAATTCTTATCTAATGCCGATTTGGTATTGCAATTACACTGGTTTGAAAGAGAATTATTCTTAGCTATCTGGATCGCAATATTTGGTACTTTGGCATTCTATTTATTCGGAAAAATTACCTTACCACATGATTCTCCTTCGTCTTCTATTTCGGTAGGTCGATTATCAATGGGATTGGTTGTATTGGTATTTACTATATATCTTATTCCAGGATTATGGGGTGCACCTTTGAAACTAATTAGTGGTTTTCCTCCACCAATGACTTACAGTGAATCACCTTATGGTGTTGGAGGTTCAAGTAAAAGTACTGCATCAGAAACTGCATTACCAGACGGAGCTCATAAAGGCCCGCATGATATCATCGCTTTTACTGATTATGAAAAAGGATTGGCCTACGCCAAAAGTGTAAACAAACCTATTCTTTTAGATTTTACTGGATTTGCTTGTGTGAATTGTCGAAAAATGGAAGATTACGTATGGTCTGATCCACGTATTTTATCAATCTTAAATAATGAAGTCGTTTTGATCTCTCTATATGTTGATGATAAAAGAGAGTTACCTATTGAGGAACAATATACCTCTAAAGAAACGGGTAAAAAAATAAAATCGATAGGTAATAAATGGAGTGATTTCCAGATTACTCGTTACAAAGCAAATGCGCAACCGTATTATATCGTATTAGATACTAATGAACAAAGCTTGAATAAAGCCACAGGATATACTCCAGACATTGTTGAATACGAACAATGGTTAAAATCTGGTATTCAAGATTTTAAAAAATAA
- a CDS encoding heavy-metal-associated domain-containing protein, translating into MKTTYIKFVATAVILLLTGAKSYSQITKAEIMATGLTCSMCSNAINKQLKSYTEVDSIGTDLNTNTFTVYFKKDNSLEPKVLKKAVEKAGFFVGSMVLTAKFHTPTIEDNTTLKMDDATYTFIDIKNPVAHQEAKYRVLDKGFVTSKEYKKLLKSYSKYPGYATENENDYYLKAL; encoded by the coding sequence ATGAAAACCACATATATAAAATTCGTAGCAACTGCAGTTATATTATTACTAACTGGTGCAAAATCATATTCTCAAATTACTAAAGCCGAAATAATGGCTACTGGATTAACTTGTTCTATGTGCTCTAATGCAATAAACAAACAGTTAAAATCATACACAGAAGTTGATAGTATTGGAACCGATTTAAATACAAATACATTTACTGTTTACTTTAAAAAGGACAATTCATTAGAACCTAAAGTTTTAAAAAAGGCAGTTGAAAAAGCTGGTTTCTTTGTAGGCTCTATGGTGTTAACAGCAAAATTTCATACTCCTACAATTGAAGACAATACAACTTTAAAAATGGATGATGCAACTTATACTTTTATTGATATTAAAAATCCTGTAGCACATCAAGAAGCAAAATACAGAGTTTTAGATAAAGGTTTTGTAACTTCAAAAGAGTATAAAAAACTACTTAAATCATATTCAAAATATCCTGGTTATGCCACAGAAAATGAAAATGATTATTATTTAAAAGCACTATAA
- a CDS encoding TlpA family protein disulfide reductase, whose protein sequence is MFKIKNIITLFSLITTVSIASAQIKVGDSYPNVQLQNNNNATVKLNSFKGKTVLVDFWASWCAPCRVANKKLVKLYDQYKGQNFEIVGISIDIDKTKWLKAIEKDNLKHQQLIDPKGFDAKTAVTFGIDALPSTYLFDASGKLVAINPTEAQIISQIKKNKK, encoded by the coding sequence ATGTTCAAAATAAAAAATATAATCACGTTATTCTCCCTTATAACAACTGTTTCTATAGCAAGTGCACAAATAAAAGTAGGAGATAGTTATCCAAATGTTCAACTACAAAACAATAATAATGCTACAGTAAAACTAAATTCTTTTAAAGGAAAAACAGTTTTAGTAGACTTTTGGGCATCTTGGTGCGCTCCTTGTCGAGTGGCTAATAAAAAATTAGTAAAACTGTATGACCAATATAAAGGTCAAAATTTTGAAATAGTTGGAATATCGATAGATATCGATAAGACAAAATGGCTAAAAGCTATTGAAAAAGATAATTTGAAACACCAGCAGTTAATTGATCCAAAAGGTTTTGATGCAAAAACAGCTGTTACTTTTGGAATTGATGCTTTACCTTCAACCTATCTTTTTGATGCATCAGGAAAACTGGTTGCCATAAACCCAACTGAAGCACAAATTATTTCTCAAATTAAAAAAAATAAAAAATAA
- a CDS encoding heavy-metal-associated domain-containing protein — translation MNSIKNLLMVMTLLLSVTFASAQIKNKTKETVKISGNCGMCKKVIETAANVNKEAKVTWNETTQIATITYDTKKTNLDAILKRVADAGYDNEKFKASDAVYNELHGCCQYDREANSKKTE, via the coding sequence ATGAACTCAATAAAAAATTTATTGATGGTAATGACGCTATTACTATCAGTTACTTTCGCTAGCGCGCAAATAAAAAACAAAACTAAAGAAACTGTAAAAATTAGTGGTAACTGCGGCATGTGCAAAAAAGTTATCGAAACTGCAGCAAATGTTAATAAAGAAGCTAAAGTAACTTGGAATGAAACCACGCAAATAGCGACTATCACTTACGATACTAAGAAAACTAATCTTGATGCAATTCTTAAACGTGTTGCAGATGCTGGATATGATAATGAAAAATTTAAGGCTTCAGATGCTGTTTATAATGAACTACACGGATGTTGCCAATACGATAGAGAGGCAAACAGTAAAAAAACAGAGTAA
- a CDS encoding glycoside hydrolase family 97 protein translates to MKKIFFICLFIIVSNAYLNAQELKSPDGNLVLRFSLNATGTPVYSLFYKKKEVIKESKLGLVLKSDIMLNKDFKIIETKFQTENSTWKPVLGEQKEIQNHYNELKTALIQDKSKRKISIYFRLFNDGLGFRYEFPVQDNLRHFIIQEETTEFNLTGNHKLFWIPGDYDTNEYSYTTSKISEMQSLVYDAIHVPLAAQAPIKNLATQTPLMIKTNEGLYINIHEAALKNYPAMCLNVDDKTYSLSSHLVPDALGNKGYIQTGSFTPWRTIVVSDNAKDILASKMILNLNEPSSFDDTSWIKPVKYIGVWWEYFTGGGSTWAYSDNQDVVIGSTDFSKLKPNNTHGANTKHVKEYIDFASTNGFDAVLVEGWNEGWEDNTAFKKERIYSFSKAYPDFDVKELSDYANKKNVKIVMHHETTSSTAEYERQLNDALNFMVDNKYNAVKTGYVGPIIPRGEHHDGQVMVNHYTYVAQEAAKHKIMVNSHEAVRPTGLHRTYPNWFAQESARGTEFESMEGIHPDHTTILPFTRLMGGPMDYTPGIFQGDLSVYGSKKNKLSTTLVKQLALYVTMYSPLQMAADLPENYIRFKDAFQFIKDVALDWDETYILEAEPGDYITIARKTKGKQEWFVGGITDENPRTAIIDFSFLPKGKSYEAIIYEDGKTADYKINPQSYNIRKVVVNNKTKLKQNLAASGGVAISIK, encoded by the coding sequence ATGAAAAAAATATTCTTCATCTGCCTTTTTATTATAGTTTCGAATGCATATTTAAACGCGCAAGAATTAAAATCTCCCGATGGGAATCTGGTTTTAAGGTTCTCTTTAAATGCGACAGGAACTCCTGTTTACTCTTTGTTTTATAAGAAGAAAGAAGTAATAAAAGAGAGTAAATTAGGCTTAGTTTTAAAGTCAGATATTATGTTGAATAAAGATTTTAAAATTATTGAAACCAAGTTTCAGACAGAAAATAGTACTTGGAAACCTGTATTAGGTGAACAAAAAGAAATCCAAAATCATTATAATGAATTAAAAACAGCGCTTATTCAAGATAAGAGCAAACGTAAAATATCAATTTACTTCCGCTTATTTAATGACGGATTAGGTTTTCGATATGAATTTCCTGTGCAAGACAATTTGCGCCACTTTATTATTCAAGAAGAAACAACCGAATTTAATCTAACAGGCAATCATAAACTTTTTTGGATTCCTGGAGATTATGATACGAATGAGTATAGCTATACTACATCTAAAATTTCTGAGATGCAATCTTTGGTATATGATGCGATTCATGTTCCTTTGGCTGCACAGGCACCAATTAAAAACTTAGCTACACAAACGCCTTTGATGATAAAGACCAATGAAGGACTTTATATAAACATTCATGAAGCAGCTTTAAAAAATTATCCTGCCATGTGTCTTAATGTTGATGATAAAACATATTCATTGAGTTCTCATCTTGTTCCAGATGCATTAGGAAACAAAGGATATATTCAAACGGGGAGTTTTACACCTTGGAGAACCATTGTCGTAAGTGATAATGCTAAAGATATTCTAGCTTCAAAGATGATTTTAAATCTTAATGAACCATCTAGTTTTGATGATACTTCTTGGATTAAACCAGTTAAGTATATTGGTGTTTGGTGGGAATATTTTACTGGAGGCGGGTCTACTTGGGCCTATTCAGACAATCAAGATGTAGTTATAGGATCTACGGATTTTTCTAAATTAAAGCCTAATAATACACATGGAGCAAATACAAAACATGTAAAAGAGTATATTGACTTTGCTTCGACTAATGGTTTTGATGCTGTTTTGGTAGAAGGTTGGAATGAAGGTTGGGAAGACAATACCGCCTTTAAGAAAGAGCGTATTTATAGTTTTTCAAAAGCCTATCCCGACTTTGATGTAAAAGAGTTGAGTGATTATGCTAATAAAAAGAATGTGAAAATTGTGATGCATCACGAAACCACTTCTTCAACTGCCGAATATGAACGTCAATTAAATGATGCATTAAACTTCATGGTTGATAATAAGTACAATGCTGTAAAAACAGGCTATGTAGGACCTATTATTCCAAGAGGTGAACATCATGATGGGCAAGTAATGGTTAATCATTACACCTATGTAGCCCAAGAAGCTGCAAAACATAAAATCATGGTGAATTCACACGAAGCTGTTCGCCCTACGGGTTTACATCGTACGTATCCGAACTGGTTTGCTCAAGAATCAGCTCGTGGTACTGAGTTTGAATCAATGGAAGGAATTCATCCTGATCACACTACAATTTTGCCTTTTACGAGATTAATGGGAGGTCCTATGGATTATACTCCTGGAATTTTTCAAGGTGATTTATCAGTATATGGATCTAAAAAGAATAAATTAAGTACGACCCTTGTAAAACAATTGGCCTTGTATGTTACGATGTATAGTCCGTTGCAAATGGCAGCTGATTTACCTGAAAATTACATACGTTTTAAAGATGCTTTTCAATTTATAAAAGATGTGGCATTAGATTGGGATGAAACCTATATTCTAGAAGCTGAGCCTGGAGATTATATCACGATTGCAAGAAAAACGAAAGGAAAACAAGAATGGTTTGTCGGAGGAATTACAGATGAAAATCCACGAACTGCTATAATTGATTTTAGTTTTCTTCCAAAAGGCAAATCGTATGAAGCAATTATTTATGAAGATGGAAAAACTGCAGATTATAAAATAAACCCACAATCGTATAACATCCGAAAAGTGGTTGTGAATAATAAAACTAAATTAAAACAAAATTTAGCTGCTAGCGGTGGAGTTGCTATTTCGATAAAATAA
- a CDS encoding type I phosphomannose isomerase catalytic subunit has product MSTKMYPLQFEPILKERIWGGEKLKTVLNKPIVSKITGESWELSTVEGDVSIVANGEHKGKSLTDLIDKLPNEILGTSVYNRFGNQFPLLFKYLDAREDLSIQVHPNDALAKERHNSFGKTEMWYIMQADPEARIIVGFKEDSSKEAYVEHLNNNTLISILDDVKVKAGDVFFLETGTVHAIGAGLVVAEIQQTSDITYRLYDFDRVDAQGNKRELHIDLALDAINYNKVDTYKKYETIINESNVVVDCPYFTTNFIPLNGVVKVNKNEDTFTVYMCIEGTFEIRYENVTYQYKKGDTVLIPAGMEEFVLNGTASVLEVFIS; this is encoded by the coding sequence ATGAGCACAAAAATGTATCCTTTGCAATTTGAACCAATCTTGAAAGAACGAATTTGGGGAGGCGAAAAATTAAAAACAGTCCTAAATAAACCTATTGTTTCTAAAATTACAGGTGAGAGTTGGGAATTATCTACTGTAGAAGGTGATGTAAGTATTGTTGCAAATGGAGAACATAAAGGCAAATCTTTAACAGATTTAATTGACAAATTACCTAACGAAATTTTGGGGACAAGCGTTTACAATCGTTTTGGGAATCAATTTCCTTTATTGTTTAAATACCTAGATGCCCGCGAAGATTTATCGATACAAGTACATCCTAATGATGCATTGGCCAAAGAACGTCATAATTCTTTTGGTAAAACCGAAATGTGGTATATAATGCAGGCTGATCCTGAAGCTAGGATTATTGTTGGGTTTAAAGAGGATTCAAGTAAAGAAGCATATGTTGAGCATTTAAACAATAATACATTGATATCAATTTTAGATGATGTAAAAGTTAAAGCTGGTGATGTATTCTTTTTAGAAACAGGAACGGTCCATGCTATTGGAGCAGGATTGGTTGTTGCAGAAATTCAGCAAACATCGGATATTACGTATCGTTTGTATGATTTTGATAGAGTAGATGCACAAGGAAATAAAAGAGAACTTCATATTGACTTAGCACTCGATGCAATTAATTATAATAAGGTAGATACGTATAAAAAATACGAAACGATTATAAATGAATCTAATGTAGTAGTAGATTGTCCTTATTTCACAACAAATTTTATTCCGTTAAATGGAGTAGTTAAGGTGAACAAAAACGAAGATACTTTTACAGTATATATGTGTATTGAAGGGACTTTTGAAATTAGATATGAAAATGTAACGTATCAATACAAAAAAGGAGATACCGTTTTAATTCCTGCTGGGATGGAAGAATTTGTTCTAAATGGTACAGCATCAGTTTTAGAAGTGTTCATTTCCTAG